A section of the Rhizobium sp. Pop5 genome encodes:
- a CDS encoding DUF808 domain-containing protein — MSVGLIALLDDVAALAKAAAASLDDVVAQAGKAGAKAAGVVIDDTAVTPRYVTGFSPARELPIIAKITLGSLKNKILFLLPAALILSLVLPQAITPLLMLGGLYLCYEGAEKVYELVFPHAAHAHEAELDVGSVDPKAFEDEKVAGAVRTDFILSAEIMAITLGSVPEAGLAMQALVLAIVGIAITAGVYGVVALIVKADDFGLWLARRAPSSPAGALPRMFGRGLVQGMPYLLKVLGAVGTAAMIWVGGGIIVHGAEEFGFGWPSHLLHDAGESAAHALPAFAGLVSWLVQAAGSGLIGIAIGLAAIPAVSFAVVPAWRWCSTRIRKIRAA, encoded by the coding sequence GTGAGTGTCGGCCTGATTGCCCTTCTTGATGATGTCGCAGCGCTTGCCAAGGCTGCGGCCGCTTCTCTCGACGATGTGGTTGCCCAGGCCGGCAAGGCCGGCGCAAAAGCCGCCGGCGTCGTGATCGACGACACTGCCGTCACGCCGCGCTATGTCACCGGCTTTTCGCCCGCACGCGAATTGCCGATCATTGCAAAAATCACGCTCGGCTCGCTCAAGAACAAGATCCTGTTCCTCCTGCCGGCCGCGCTGATCCTGAGCCTTGTCCTGCCTCAGGCCATCACGCCGCTGCTGATGCTCGGCGGGCTTTACCTCTGCTACGAGGGCGCCGAAAAAGTCTACGAGCTTGTCTTTCCCCATGCCGCGCACGCCCACGAGGCCGAGCTCGATGTGGGCAGCGTCGATCCGAAGGCCTTCGAGGATGAGAAGGTGGCAGGCGCCGTCCGGACCGACTTCATCCTGTCGGCCGAGATCATGGCGATCACCCTGGGTTCGGTTCCCGAAGCGGGCCTTGCAATGCAGGCGCTGGTGCTCGCCATCGTCGGCATTGCGATCACCGCCGGCGTCTATGGCGTCGTCGCCTTGATCGTCAAGGCTGACGATTTCGGGCTCTGGCTCGCCCGGCGCGCGCCTTCGTCCCCAGCGGGCGCTCTTCCCCGCATGTTCGGCCGCGGCCTCGTGCAGGGCATGCCTTATCTGTTGAAAGTGCTGGGCGCGGTCGGGACGGCAGCGATGATCTGGGTCGGCGGCGGCATCATCGTACATGGCGCCGAGGAGTTCGGGTTCGGCTGGCCGAGCCATCTTCTCCATGATGCCGGCGAAAGTGCCGCCCATGCGCTCCCGGCCTTTGCCGGATTGGTGTCCTGGCTGGTTCAAGCCGCAGGCTCCGGCCTCATCGGCATCGCCATCGGATTGGCGGCGATCCCTGCCGTCAGCTTTGCCGTGGTGCCCGCATGGCGGTGGTGCTCGACACGCATCCGCAAGATCAGGGCCGCATAA
- a CDS encoding DUF4087 domain-containing protein — translation MKYRISAAIIAAALAIAANAQAAETRCGWIENPTPANWWLEDAESTWTIMTQGEDADAVEGMDLIPDISEHDYVSTNGSYGYACACMSVETDGKDRITKILSFRQLKLAKCRNDKALKLPG, via the coding sequence ATGAAATACCGGATATCAGCCGCAATCATCGCCGCAGCCCTCGCCATCGCGGCGAACGCACAGGCCGCGGAGACGCGCTGCGGCTGGATCGAGAACCCGACGCCTGCCAACTGGTGGCTAGAGGATGCGGAAAGCACCTGGACGATCATGACCCAGGGCGAGGATGCCGATGCGGTGGAAGGCATGGACCTGATCCCTGACATATCCGAGCATGATTACGTCAGCACCAACGGCAGTTACGGCTATGCCTGCGCCTGCATGAGCGTGGAGACCGACGGCAAGGACCGCATCACGAAAATCCTCTCCTTCCGCCAACTGAAGCTCGCCAAATGCCGCAATGACAAGGCGCTGAAACTTCCCGGCTGA
- the ilvC gene encoding ketol-acid reductoisomerase — MRVYYDRDADLNLIKAKKVAVIGYGSQGRAHALNLKDSGAQNLVIALKAGSPTVKKAEADGFKVMTVAEAAGWADLMMMATPDELQADIYKADIAPNIRDGAAIAFAHGLNVHFGLIEPKASVDVVMIAPKGPGHTVRGEYQKGGGVPCLVAVHQNASGNALELALSYACGVGGGRSGIIETNFREECETDLFGEQVVLCGGLVELIRAGFETLTEAGYAPEMAYFECLHEVKLIVDLIYEGGIANMNYSISNTAEWGEYVTGPRIITEETKAEMKRVLKDIQTGKFTSEWMQEYRSGAARFKGIRRNNDSHQIEEVGAKLRGMMPWIGKNKLVDKSVN; from the coding sequence ATGCGCGTCTATTACGATCGTGATGCCGATCTCAACCTCATCAAGGCCAAGAAGGTCGCCGTCATCGGCTACGGCTCGCAGGGCCGTGCCCATGCGCTGAACCTCAAGGATAGCGGCGCCCAGAACCTCGTCATTGCTCTCAAGGCCGGTTCGCCCACAGTCAAGAAGGCCGAAGCCGACGGCTTCAAGGTCATGACGGTTGCCGAAGCTGCCGGCTGGGCCGACCTGATGATGATGGCAACCCCGGACGAACTGCAGGCCGACATCTACAAGGCCGACATCGCTCCGAACATTCGTGACGGCGCTGCGATTGCCTTCGCTCACGGCCTCAACGTTCACTTCGGCCTGATCGAGCCGAAGGCTTCGGTCGACGTCGTCATGATCGCGCCGAAGGGCCCGGGCCACACGGTTCGCGGCGAATACCAGAAGGGCGGCGGCGTTCCCTGCCTCGTTGCCGTTCACCAGAACGCTTCCGGCAACGCGCTTGAACTCGCTCTCTCCTACGCCTGCGGCGTCGGCGGCGGCCGTTCCGGCATCATCGAAACCAACTTCCGCGAAGAGTGCGAAACCGACCTCTTCGGCGAACAGGTCGTTCTCTGCGGCGGTCTCGTCGAGCTCATCCGCGCCGGTTTCGAAACGCTCACCGAAGCCGGTTACGCGCCTGAGATGGCCTATTTCGAGTGCCTGCACGAAGTGAAGCTGATCGTCGACCTGATCTATGAAGGCGGCATCGCCAACATGAACTACTCGATCTCCAACACGGCCGAGTGGGGCGAATACGTCACCGGTCCGCGCATCATCACCGAAGAAACCAAGGCTGAGATGAAGCGCGTCCTGAAGGACATCCAGACCGGCAAGTTCACCTCCGAGTGGATGCAGGAATACCGTTCGGGTGCGGCCCGCTTCAAGGGCATCCGCCGCAACAACGACAGCCACCAGATCGAGGAAGTCGGCGCCAAGCTGCGCGGCATGATGCCCTGGATCGGCAAGAACAAGCTGGTCGACAAGAGCGTGAACTAA
- a CDS encoding TetR/AcrR family transcriptional regulator C-terminal domain-containing protein → MTVSVDTAEPSEFSPRQNAVLEQALRLLVDGGEKALTTSGVARAANCSKESLYKWFGDRDGLLSAMIAYQASKVRTFERNGERLTAASLHDHVVIFARDLLEVLAGDVSLALNRLAIGQSNRDGSKLGKLLLERGRRQIDRRAMALIDAGKRAGLLRFSDADEAYHTLYGLVVSDLHVRMLLGEPGLKDTARQAERAVTAFLRLYGTDKVLAEMPVLG, encoded by the coding sequence ATGACCGTGTCCGTCGATACCGCAGAGCCGAGCGAATTTTCGCCGCGCCAGAACGCCGTTCTGGAGCAGGCGCTGCGGTTGCTCGTCGATGGCGGCGAGAAGGCGCTGACGACCTCGGGGGTTGCGCGCGCCGCCAATTGCTCCAAGGAAAGCCTCTACAAGTGGTTCGGCGACCGCGACGGCCTCTTGTCGGCGATGATCGCCTACCAGGCGAGCAAGGTGCGCACCTTCGAGCGCAACGGCGAGCGGCTGACGGCGGCAAGCCTGCATGACCACGTCGTCATCTTCGCACGCGACCTGTTGGAGGTTCTGGCCGGCGACGTCTCGCTGGCGCTGAACCGGCTGGCGATCGGCCAGTCCAACCGCGACGGCTCCAAGCTCGGCAAGCTTCTGCTCGAACGCGGCCGCCGGCAGATCGACCGCCGCGCCATGGCGCTGATCGATGCCGGAAAAAGGGCAGGGCTCCTACGGTTTTCCGATGCCGACGAAGCCTATCACACGCTTTACGGCCTTGTCGTTTCCGATCTGCATGTGCGCATGCTGCTCGGTGAACCCGGCCTCAAGGATACCGCGCGCCAGGCGGAGAGGGCGGTGACCGCCTTCCTCCGGCTCTACGGCACGGACAAGGTTCTGGCGGAAATGCCGGTTCTCGGCTAA